From the genome of Cedecea lapagei, one region includes:
- a CDS encoding zinc ribbon domain-containing protein yields the protein MVNCPACKNELEQMDGGAHCNTCGKDFRLEALCPDCHKPLQVLKACGAVDYFCQNGHGLISKKRVEFAPAAL from the coding sequence ATGGTTAATTGCCCGGCGTGTAAAAATGAACTGGAACAAATGGACGGTGGAGCTCACTGCAATACCTGTGGCAAAGACTTCCGTCTTGAGGCGCTATGCCCGGACTGCCATAAGCCGCTGCAGGTGCTGAAAGCTTGCGGGGCGGTGGATTATTTTTGCCAGAACGGCCACGGGCTGATTTCTAAAAAGCGCGTGGAGTTTGCTCCCGCCGCGCTTTAA